The following nucleotide sequence is from Saimiri boliviensis isolate mSaiBol1 chromosome 6, mSaiBol1.pri, whole genome shotgun sequence.
TCATCCTGCAAAAAAGACCCTCAAAtagcaggaggaggggaggaggggaggagggcagggaggatgtAACAGCAGAGAACCCAGGATATTTAACTAGCACCAAAGGCTCAAGACTAACTTCCCCAAGCAATCCAAGACTAGCCTTTTAATGGGGCTCTTGTCTCCCACGTATCTCGGCAGGCTTCCCACCCAGAGGAGGATGGCGCAGAAAATCACTCTACAGTGACAGAGTTCATTCTCAGGGGACTAACAAAGAGACAAGACCTCCAGCTCCCcctgtttctcctcttcctcGGGATCTACTTGGTCACCATGGTGGGGAACCTGGGCATGATCACTCTGATTTGGCTGAACTCTCAGCTTCACACCCCCATGTACTACTTTCTCAGCAATCTGTCACTTGTGGATCTCTGCTACTCCTCCGTCATTACCCCTAAAATGCTGGTGAACTTTGTGTCAGAAAAGAACATCATCTCCTACGCAGGGTGCATGTCACAGCTctacttcttccttgtttttgtcattgCTGAGTGTTACATGCTGACAGTGATGGCCTACGACCGTTATGTTGCCATCTGCCACCCTTTGTTTTACAACATCATTATGTCTCCTCACACCTGCTCCCTGCTGGTGGCTGTGGTCTACGCCATAGGACTCATTGACTCTACAATAGAAACTGGCCTCATGTTAAAACTGCCCTATTGTGAGCTCCTCATTAGTCACTACTTCTGTGACATCCTCCATCTCATGAAGTTGTCCTGCTCTAGCACCTATGATATTGAAATAACAGTCTTCTTTTTGGCTGGATTCAACATCATAGTCACGAGCTTAACAGTTCTTGTTTCTTACATCTTCATTCTCTCCAGCATCCTCTGCATCAGCAACACAGAAGGTAGATCCAAAGCCTTCAGCACCTGCAGCTCCCACCTTGCAGCTGTGGGAATGTTCTATGGATCAACTGCATTCATGTATTTAAAACCCTCCACAATCAGTTCCTTCGCCCAGGAGAATGTTGCCTCTGTGTTCTACACCACAGTAATCCCCCTGTTGAATCCCCTAATCTACAGCCTGAGGAACAAGGAAGTAAAGGCTGCCATACAGAAAACACTGAGGCGTAAACTGTTTTGATGCAAATGTTATTGGTCCTTTTCAATTTGGTAGTAATTGTTATAAATACCAGAGGGACAGCTTCTGAATGCTAGCCAGCTGTGGATGGAAAATAATCGCTTCTCCACATGGCTGGGTGAAGGCCCTTTtaccttctttcctcttccttccctccctctcttgtcCCTTCTGTTTGAAAACAGCCAACTTTAAGATCAGGTTTTCTTTCACTTGGGATCCATCCCTCTATCCCCAGCCCTTTAATAAATGTTTCCTACCTTAACTGTAATTTAACTTAAATGCTAAACTTTCAACATTGAGTTTTAGAGTCATTCATAGTCTTACTACCTTCTATAtggaaaatattattcagcccaggtttttcttttagtatttggAAGTAAATGAGGCAAAGAGAGATGAATTTGAATGTCACCAGGAcgtgaaaaaacaaacaactatgAGCCTCTCTCCTGAGGAAAAACATACAAAGTTTCACTTATTACACTCTTTGAAGAATGTATGAAGAAGTGTTGGATGAACATGTTAGGATGGGGATGAACCTAGCTGAAGGCATCCTGGTTCTCTTCCTCTTGATACGGCCCCAGGCCTTGGGTCCCatagtcttccttccttccccaagACTCATGAAACCGAGGTAGAGTAAAGATCAGCTTTATTATTGGCATGAAGGCAGGGAGGTGGTGATAGTGCCAGGCCCTTCTGCAGGCAAGGAGGCAGAGGGCTTCTCAGCCAGCACCAATCCTCCAAGTTGGCCCTCCCAGTAAGGTCCAGGGTTCCAGGTGCCTCTGGCTTAAAGCAGAAGCAGACTTCCTTTGCTCTCTTTCACTCCTCTCTACTTACTTCTGCCCAAGAATTTCCTGATCTCTTTATGtaattttcttagtaacattaataatgataatagcagctaatattttttggatGCATGTTTTTGGATGCTTACTCTGATCTATGCAACTCTTCTAtgtgctttctattttatttcaattatactGCACAACAAGCAGGTACTATTctatcctcatttcacagagaTGGAAACTTGGAGCAGGAGTAACAACACTGGGATTCAAACCCCAGTCCTGGTGACTCCAGAGCCCAGACTCTGGGCACTCACACATTACTTCCTTCACTTTAGGCTAACAGTCCCTTTAAACAGCCTATTAAGCCTCCCATAACTATGCGCATCCCATTTCAAATGCcttctgaaaataatttctcaaatcTCTTCCTTTTATCATCTGCCCAAACCTCTTTCCCTTTATGGGCAACATCTATAATAGAATGAGAAAGGATGCCTAACCAGCACGTATAATAATAAACCCTAGAAAACCAGCAAGAAAAAGACATCAACAttagcaggaaaaacaaaaatgagcaaggTATATagaacaatttacaaaagagaaaacctGAAGTACCACAGAGCATGTAAAGAGACGCTCAAACAGATTACTAAACATAGAAGTGCAAATTTAAACAGTGAtatatctttttacatttataagATTAGCAAAACTTTTAAAAGCTGGATGGTGCTAAGTGTTAGTAAGGAGGTAGGGATTTAGGAACCCCCATGTACTACAGCTATTCTGGAAAACAGTAAGACATTACttagaaaaataagtatatgtaTCCACAGGGCATAGCAAATCTGGTCCAGGGTATATACGGCCCAAAATCATTCTCTTTCAGGCCTTTAAGATGGTATATAGAAAGGCATTCATTATACTATTATTTCTGGTGATGGGAACCTAGAGAAAAAATAGGTGTCCACCATTGGGAAAGTAAGTGGATAAATTTTATCCACTTACTTACAATTTCTAGACTTTTCAATGGTTAGAAGCAAAGGATTAGCTGTGAACAATATAATTTAGAAGTACAGTGCTGTGTGAGAAAAGTAAGaaagatatattatttatgtatattaaaattgcacatgcacacacccgcCAAAAAGCACatttaggaaaacaaacaaataaacaaacgaaAAACCCATAACATAAAATACTCATTAGGTAGGTTAGAACGGCTGTTGAGAGAGATAAGATGCACAAAcaaagatgaaacagaaaacaaagaaagaccaCATTCTGGCCATAAAACACACCTTAACTAATTCAAATGAATAGAAATCATACAAtgtctgtggctcatgcctgtagtcctagctacttggaaggctgaagcaggagaatagcttgaacccaggaggtggaggttgcagtgaaccgagatcatgccactgcactccagcctggcaacagagcaagactctgtctccaaaaaagaaaagaaaagaaaagaaatcatacaatgtCTGCTGTctgctctcagaccacaatgaaattaaactagaaatcataACAGAAAGACAGCTGAAAAACCATAACctattttgaaattaaacaacacatttctacataacacatgggtcaaagaagaaaatcttaagagaaatttttaaatatttttaataaaatgaaaatgaaaacgcAACTAATCAAAACTcgtgggatgcagcaaaagcagagcTTAGAGGGAAGTTTACACCATTGAATGCATTAGCAaagaaaaagatctaaaatcaatcacT
It contains:
- the OR8A1 gene encoding LOW QUALITY PROTEIN: olfactory receptor 8A1 (The sequence of the model RefSeq protein was modified relative to this genomic sequence to represent the inferred CDS: inserted 1 base in 1 codon), whose translation is MGLLSPTYLGRLPTQRRMAQXNHSTVTEFILRGLTKRQDLQLPLFLLFLGIYLVTMVGNLGMITLIWLNSQLHTPMYYFLSNLSLVDLCYSSVITPKMLVNFVSEKNIISYAGCMSQLYFFLVFVIAECYMLTVMAYDRYVAICHPLFYNIIMSPHTCSLLVAVVYAIGLIDSTIETGLMLKLPYCELLISHYFCDILHLMKLSCSSTYDIEITVFFLAGFNIIVTSLTVLVSYIFILSSILCISNTEGRSKAFSTCSSHLAAVGMFYGSTAFMYLKPSTISSFAQENVASVFYTTVIPLLNPLIYSLRNKEVKAAIQKTLRRKLF